A single Saccharolobus shibatae B12 DNA region contains:
- a CDS encoding 2-oxoacid:acceptor oxidoreductase family protein, whose protein sequence is MLEIRFHGRGGQGVVTASQLLAEAAGYENLYTSSFPIYGAERRGAEIEAYCRISENPIRVTSPVEEPDYLVVIDNSLLQISRNLFRGLKDTSTIILNSPSKPDLNWRTFHVNATKIATDLGLVKSGWPMVNVIILGALIRVMGVPKLSSLEQAIEEEFGGKIAELNIKGARLAYEQVGVEYVTA, encoded by the coding sequence TTGCTCGAAATAAGATTCCACGGTAGAGGTGGACAAGGTGTCGTAACGGCTTCTCAACTGTTAGCTGAAGCAGCTGGATATGAAAACCTTTACACTTCTTCTTTTCCCATTTATGGAGCGGAAAGGAGAGGTGCAGAAATAGAGGCATATTGTAGAATATCCGAGAATCCGATTAGGGTAACTTCCCCAGTAGAAGAACCAGATTACTTGGTCGTGATAGATAATTCCCTTCTCCAAATATCTAGGAATTTGTTCAGAGGACTAAAAGATACTTCGACGATAATATTAAATTCACCTTCCAAACCGGATCTTAACTGGAGAACTTTTCACGTTAATGCAACTAAAATTGCAACAGATCTAGGCCTAGTAAAGTCAGGGTGGCCGATGGTGAACGTAATCATCTTAGGAGCGTTAATAAGGGTAATGGGAGTACCTAAATTATCTTCGCTTGAGCAAGCAATAGAAGAGGAATTTGGAGGCAAAATAGCTGAACTCAACATAAAAGGTGCAAGATTGGCCTATGAACAAGTTGGTGTTGAGTATGTCACTGCTTGA
- a CDS encoding xanthine dehydrogenase family protein molybdopterin-binding subunit produces MTLYIGSSVKRVEDLRFLTGKGRYIDDIYFPNMLYMAVLRSNYAWAKFKIDPKRVEERGFSVITFEDTKEFSPLPNFFVSDPKRVPKEYILAKDEAKYFGEPIGLVIGRDRYEVYDALELIDVDYEPREPITDPFKAIGPNSPTLHKELGSNIVYSDIFEYGEEPNDYNYIEKKIRYNRILPAPLETNGVIAEFDKISGNLTIYANTQVPQVFKTALGIIFNIPRSKVRIIVPDTGGGFGGKIFLKPIAMTALASIITGRPVKYIETRYEHIISAIHGPDRHYTAKILYKGDELVGAIIDLVEDFGAYLHTYQPLPILRQIYQLVGPYKMKYLKFRVSGVVTNKPPTGAYRGLGIPPAVLVLENLVKSVSKVSGIDEMELRMKNFIDKLPYEHITGAVYDSGNYREALKKLVSQLEVKDKDKYTGIGIAFALEPGSSLAFQTLVVNKPRTPYYEGVYMRMDSGGDVTVFLSTNTMGTGHETSISQVVADVLGIPIDDVKVILGDTAGPPGTGFYGSRFSVVGISAVYTAALKLKEKMREYLAKMFNVEKDEVKIDNGIVKISNKSFSIKEAVNMIYNRSYLIGNEIGLDVSVTINSYNVNIADDKRRVNFSTTYGVNAHGVVIKVDKDTGFIKILKYVVLSDCGTMINPMIVDGQLMGGTTMGIGASLLEKVEYDENGIPKQTSFADYWIPSAEEVPTFEIQHMISPSPFTPLGTKGVAEGGATVPPAAIINALEDILKKPINRIEIPITPEYVLQLINDMS; encoded by the coding sequence GTGACCTTGTATATTGGTAGTTCAGTTAAGAGAGTTGAAGATTTACGATTTTTGACTGGAAAAGGTAGATACATTGACGACATTTACTTTCCTAACATGCTATACATGGCAGTATTGAGGTCGAATTACGCTTGGGCTAAATTCAAGATTGATCCTAAAAGGGTTGAGGAAAGAGGTTTCAGCGTAATAACGTTTGAAGATACAAAGGAATTTTCGCCATTGCCCAATTTTTTCGTCTCTGATCCTAAGAGAGTACCAAAGGAGTATATTTTAGCTAAAGATGAGGCAAAGTATTTTGGAGAACCAATAGGATTGGTAATAGGTAGGGATAGATATGAGGTTTATGATGCATTGGAACTAATTGATGTAGATTATGAGCCTAGAGAGCCGATAACTGATCCATTTAAGGCAATAGGTCCTAACTCACCTACTTTACACAAAGAACTAGGCTCCAACATTGTGTATAGCGATATTTTCGAATATGGAGAGGAGCCAAATGATTACAATTACATAGAAAAAAAGATTAGATATAATAGGATCCTACCGGCTCCTCTTGAAACCAATGGGGTAATAGCTGAATTTGATAAGATTAGCGGAAACTTAACGATATATGCAAATACGCAAGTTCCACAAGTCTTTAAGACGGCATTGGGCATTATTTTCAACATTCCTAGATCTAAGGTCAGGATAATTGTTCCAGACACTGGAGGAGGATTTGGCGGAAAGATCTTTCTAAAACCCATAGCAATGACAGCATTAGCTTCAATAATAACCGGAAGGCCGGTAAAGTATATAGAGACTCGATATGAACATATAATTTCTGCAATTCATGGACCAGATAGACATTACACTGCAAAAATTTTATATAAGGGGGACGAATTAGTAGGAGCAATAATTGACTTAGTAGAGGATTTTGGGGCATATTTGCACACTTACCAACCCTTACCAATTCTCAGACAAATATATCAATTGGTTGGTCCATATAAAATGAAATACCTTAAGTTCAGAGTATCTGGAGTAGTTACGAATAAACCACCAACGGGGGCATATAGGGGACTAGGAATTCCACCAGCAGTTCTAGTATTGGAAAACCTCGTGAAAAGCGTTTCTAAAGTAAGTGGAATTGATGAAATGGAATTAAGAATGAAAAATTTCATTGATAAACTTCCTTATGAACACATAACGGGTGCGGTATATGATAGTGGAAATTACAGAGAGGCATTAAAGAAACTTGTTAGCCAACTGGAGGTAAAGGACAAGGATAAGTACACGGGAATTGGGATAGCATTCGCATTGGAACCTGGCTCTTCATTGGCTTTCCAAACGCTAGTTGTCAATAAGCCTAGGACACCTTACTATGAGGGTGTATATATGAGGATGGATAGCGGAGGCGACGTTACGGTGTTTCTCTCAACAAATACTATGGGTACAGGGCATGAAACTAGTATATCCCAAGTAGTTGCTGATGTTCTAGGTATTCCGATTGATGACGTGAAAGTCATATTAGGCGATACTGCAGGTCCCCCAGGAACAGGGTTTTATGGTAGCAGATTCTCTGTAGTCGGTATTTCAGCTGTTTACACTGCTGCCCTAAAATTAAAAGAAAAAATGAGAGAATACTTAGCTAAAATGTTCAACGTTGAAAAAGACGAGGTAAAAATAGATAATGGAATAGTAAAAATAAGTAACAAGTCGTTCTCTATAAAGGAAGCCGTTAACATGATATATAACAGATCGTACTTAATAGGGAACGAAATAGGATTGGACGTTTCAGTTACCATCAATTCATATAATGTAAACATCGCTGATGATAAGAGAAGAGTGAATTTCTCCACGACCTATGGTGTTAACGCACATGGTGTAGTAATTAAGGTTGATAAGGATACTGGATTTATAAAAATACTTAAGTACGTAGTATTGAGCGATTGCGGAACTATGATAAACCCAATGATAGTGGATGGACAACTAATGGGAGGTACTACAATGGGGATAGGGGCATCGCTCTTAGAGAAAGTTGAATATGATGAAAATGGTATTCCAAAGCAAACTTCTTTTGCAGACTATTGGATTCCATCAGCAGAAGAGGTACCTACATTCGAGATCCAACATATGATTAGCCCTTCACCTTTTACACCACTAGGCACTAAAGGTGTTGCGGAAGGAGGAGCTACTGTACCTCCAGCTGCCATCATTAATGCCTTAGAGGACATACTAAAGAAACCAATCAATAGGATTGAAATACCAATAACACCAGAGTATGTATTACAGTTAATTAACGACATGAGCTAA
- a CDS encoding glycosyltransferase family 4 protein, producing MNTIDINLYINLPLFQDKHKWINVEKNSMFSVAINTQTPPIRFTLTYRDLLEKYGYLEPPIDLGLLSNEDYHISVGGVAKMMLSLINANAFSKSRWVSLGPGYPPSVKMTSTEVHFVDLEAKSLANYTRFKEGLYNEAHGLGKYELVGEEYIAYANYNWLSAQKLLEFYKDTDIYFINDFQQLLVGGIIGPSAPAVLWYHIPFVPENLNKKLREFLIKAFESFDLVILSTKRDLEGLVRTGAKVKVKQIYPFIDPSSYKTVGKKEIQYVEDKYGFKSDDKIVLVVARMDPMKSQDLAISAIKNVDAKLVLAGDGSFTSRTLGHDKGSMWVSRLKELARSLGVQNKVVFTGYVPDEELFALYQRSNVVLLPSRIEGFGLAVCEGWVYGKPAVVSSGTGVSELIIEGGNGFVFKSGNVEELAEKLKLALKDEKVGSLGQETVKKCSVNNAVNELGEAFELASEEYKK from the coding sequence ATAAATACAATAGATATAAATTTGTATATTAATTTGCCCTTATTTCAAGATAAACATAAATGGATAAATGTGGAAAAGAATAGTATGTTTAGCGTTGCTATTAATACTCAAACACCACCAATAAGATTTACATTAACATACAGAGATTTATTGGAAAAGTATGGCTATCTGGAGCCTCCAATAGATCTTGGTTTATTGAGTAATGAGGATTACCACATTTCAGTTGGTGGAGTTGCGAAGATGATGTTGAGTCTCATAAACGCTAATGCCTTCTCGAAGTCTAGATGGGTCTCATTGGGACCGGGTTACCCTCCATCGGTAAAAATGACTAGTACCGAAGTTCATTTCGTAGATCTAGAAGCTAAATCTTTAGCCAATTATACTAGATTTAAAGAGGGTCTATATAATGAAGCTCACGGACTAGGTAAATATGAACTTGTAGGAGAAGAGTATATAGCTTATGCAAATTATAATTGGCTTTCAGCTCAGAAATTATTAGAATTTTATAAAGATACAGATATCTATTTTATAAATGACTTTCAACAGTTATTGGTAGGGGGAATAATTGGACCTTCTGCTCCAGCGGTTTTATGGTATCATATACCCTTTGTTCCAGAGAACTTAAACAAAAAATTAAGGGAATTTCTGATTAAAGCATTTGAGAGCTTCGATCTAGTGATCTTAAGCACAAAAAGGGATCTGGAAGGTCTAGTAAGAACTGGAGCTAAAGTCAAAGTTAAACAAATTTACCCATTCATAGACCCTTCAAGTTATAAGACCGTTGGGAAGAAGGAGATCCAATACGTCGAGGATAAGTATGGATTTAAGAGTGATGATAAGATAGTTTTAGTTGTTGCGAGAATGGATCCAATGAAAAGTCAAGACTTGGCGATATCAGCAATAAAGAATGTTGACGCTAAATTAGTATTAGCTGGTGATGGTAGTTTTACCAGTAGGACTCTGGGCCATGATAAGGGAAGTATGTGGGTAAGTAGGTTAAAGGAATTAGCGAGGAGCTTAGGAGTACAGAATAAGGTCGTATTTACCGGCTATGTGCCAGATGAGGAATTATTTGCACTTTATCAAAGGTCTAATGTAGTTCTTTTACCTTCAAGAATAGAGGGATTTGGGCTAGCAGTATGTGAAGGTTGGGTTTACGGAAAACCAGCAGTCGTAAGTAGTGGTACTGGAGTTAGTGAACTAATTATAGAGGGAGGAAATGGTTTCGTATTTAAATCCGGAAATGTTGAAGAATTGGCTGAAAAACTAAAGTTAGCACTAAAGGATGAGAAGGTTGGATCACTAGGACAAGAAACCGTTAAGAAGTGCTCAGTGAACAATGCTGTAAATGAACTGGGGGAAGCATTTGAACTAGCGTCTGAAGAGTATAAGAAATAA
- a CDS encoding transketolase C-terminal domain-containing protein, protein MIRKVISGNEAVALGVKLARVGVTGIYPITPQTTIIEKLAEMRAKGEIETEIVRVESEHSAMAATFGAALGGVRAFTATASQGLLYMHEMIWWVAGSRVPVVMVVGTRAVGAPWNIWNEHTDFTSERDSGWIMAFASNPQEALDLTLQAFRISEDERVFLPMMVGMDGFILSHTKTNVLIPDQEQVDDFLLPRRQPYVIDPEDPIGMGNIFPPEGYMRLRESIDLALRNSEDIIKEIGREYNKKINPLGDYSTLNVSYKLEDADYAIVLMGAWAGDAMEAVDTLREKGIKIGMLRIRYLRPWSEKEIRNALKDKRAVLVLDRSTSFGRGGGPLYVEVKSTISDIVPQIKGVVSGLGGVTVNKSELLYIFNKFVEGLKDDVIWYYPKEVGKIELRTPRDIE, encoded by the coding sequence ATGATTAGAAAGGTTATTTCTGGAAATGAAGCTGTTGCGTTAGGTGTGAAACTAGCGAGAGTAGGAGTTACAGGGATATACCCAATAACGCCACAAACTACGATAATTGAGAAATTAGCTGAGATGAGAGCTAAAGGTGAGATTGAAACCGAAATAGTGAGAGTTGAAAGTGAGCACTCCGCAATGGCTGCAACGTTCGGTGCTGCTTTAGGTGGTGTTAGGGCTTTTACTGCTACCGCATCACAAGGACTCCTTTACATGCACGAAATGATTTGGTGGGTGGCTGGGAGTAGAGTACCAGTAGTAATGGTTGTAGGTACTAGAGCAGTAGGAGCTCCTTGGAACATTTGGAATGAGCATACCGACTTTACAAGTGAGAGGGATAGTGGATGGATAATGGCTTTTGCATCCAATCCGCAAGAAGCATTAGATCTAACTTTACAAGCGTTTAGGATTTCAGAGGATGAGAGAGTATTCTTACCAATGATGGTCGGTATGGATGGATTTATCCTTTCGCATACTAAGACTAATGTACTAATACCCGATCAAGAGCAAGTGGACGACTTCTTGCTTCCAAGGAGACAGCCATATGTGATAGATCCAGAGGACCCAATAGGTATGGGTAACATATTCCCTCCGGAGGGCTATATGAGACTAAGGGAATCAATAGATTTAGCACTTAGAAATTCAGAGGATATAATAAAGGAAATAGGAAGAGAATATAATAAGAAAATTAACCCATTAGGAGATTACTCCACACTAAATGTGTCGTATAAACTAGAAGACGCGGATTACGCAATAGTTCTAATGGGAGCTTGGGCAGGAGATGCCATGGAGGCTGTAGATACATTAAGGGAGAAGGGGATAAAAATAGGCATGTTAAGAATAAGGTATCTTAGACCTTGGAGTGAGAAGGAGATAAGAAATGCGTTGAAGGATAAAAGGGCTGTTCTAGTGTTAGATAGAAGTACGAGTTTTGGTAGGGGTGGAGGACCACTTTACGTTGAAGTAAAGTCCACAATATCGGACATTGTACCACAAATAAAAGGTGTAGTGAGTGGGTTGGGAGGTGTTACAGTTAACAAGAGCGAACTATTGTATATATTTAACAAGTTTGTAGAAGGCTTAAAGGATGACGTAATTTGGTATTATCCAAAGGAGGTGGGAAAGATTGAGCTTAGGACTCCGAGAGATATTGAATAA
- a CDS encoding 4Fe-4S dicluster domain-containing protein, translated as MERKLGFIFDHNKCIICNACVDACNKAYGNLNWRSLIVMPYGESKTALSIACNHCDNPTCMQVCPANAIEKNEMGIVRIRDDKCIGCGFCTWACPYEALKFNNEGIMTKCNFCYGRLAEGKGIPYCVEACPTGALAFGWIEKGEAEVNYLPPSEITKPRIVIKQPEIKESLKANVLHTKKEENYLGLLVFTIGSEFALGYSLFKLPFWSIVSVIFLVASLLLSVNHAKRTDRFYRVIYNLKTSWLSREVLFSSLSILFYILSIVKPVFYYPAVVFLTAGVISSIMIYMLKSRPSWYKADTPVSFVGSIFTMSLPIVYFLTYDLTTIIPLVIILAIEIISNQMRSKVRTSLNIVSILISLISIIIPEIIIIVEIMNIVSETKHRKEFYEKVIYYGLPKV; from the coding sequence ATGGAAAGGAAATTAGGATTCATATTTGACCATAATAAGTGCATAATCTGTAACGCTTGCGTTGATGCTTGCAATAAAGCTTATGGTAACCTTAACTGGAGAAGCTTAATCGTGATGCCATATGGTGAGAGTAAAACAGCGCTTTCAATTGCTTGTAATCATTGCGATAATCCAACGTGTATGCAAGTATGCCCCGCTAATGCAATCGAGAAGAACGAAATGGGAATAGTCAGGATAAGAGATGATAAATGTATAGGATGTGGATTCTGTACGTGGGCTTGTCCATACGAGGCTTTAAAGTTCAATAATGAAGGAATCATGACTAAATGCAACTTTTGTTATGGCCGTTTAGCAGAGGGAAAGGGTATACCATACTGTGTCGAAGCTTGTCCCACAGGGGCATTAGCGTTTGGTTGGATAGAGAAAGGAGAAGCAGAAGTAAATTACCTTCCGCCCTCGGAGATAACTAAACCAAGGATAGTAATAAAACAACCAGAAATAAAGGAGAGCCTTAAAGCAAATGTTTTACATACTAAAAAGGAGGAGAATTACTTGGGACTATTAGTTTTTACAATTGGGAGTGAATTCGCGTTGGGTTACTCTCTCTTTAAATTGCCATTCTGGAGTATTGTAAGCGTTATCTTTCTAGTAGCTTCCTTACTCTTATCAGTAAATCACGCTAAGAGAACTGATAGGTTTTACAGAGTTATTTACAACTTGAAGACATCTTGGTTAAGCAGAGAAGTATTATTTTCATCCTTATCGATACTATTCTATATCTTAAGTATAGTCAAACCCGTATTTTACTATCCTGCAGTAGTATTTCTGACCGCTGGAGTTATCTCAAGTATTATGATCTATATGTTGAAAAGTAGGCCATCGTGGTATAAGGCTGATACTCCAGTTTCCTTCGTAGGGAGTATCTTTACAATGTCTCTACCAATTGTGTACTTTTTGACTTACGATCTAACAACTATTATTCCATTAGTGATAATATTAGCTATAGAAATAATCTCCAATCAAATGAGGTCTAAAGTTAGAACGAGCCTTAACATTGTTTCGATTCTCATCTCATTAATTTCAATCATAATTCCTGAAATTATCATTATAGTTGAAATTATGAATATTGTTTCTGAAACCAAACATAGGAAAGAATTTTATGAAAAAGTTATATACTACGGCTTACCTAAAGTTTAA
- a CDS encoding 4Fe-4S binding protein translates to MSLLEYQYFPVTRPNKGAGGRTGAWRIVKPVVDYNKCIGCKACFMFCPESTIVPSNGKVRVDYEYCKGCGVCANVCPVKAISMVNEQ, encoded by the coding sequence ATGTCACTGCTTGAATATCAATACTTTCCTGTAACTAGACCCAATAAGGGTGCTGGAGGAAGAACTGGAGCATGGAGAATAGTAAAACCTGTTGTTGATTATAACAAGTGCATAGGTTGTAAAGCATGTTTTATGTTTTGCCCAGAATCCACTATAGTCCCTAGCAATGGTAAGGTAAGAGTTGATTATGAGTATTGCAAAGGCTGTGGAGTTTGTGCCAATGTATGCCCAGTTAAGGCTATAAGTATGGTGAATGAGCAATGA
- the porB gene encoding pyruvate synthase subunit PorB produces the protein MSLGLREILNKHNGILSGTSACPGCPENMAMRMLGMGLGKDVVLVVVAGCSSVIQGNAPYNAYNFPTVNVAFAAGPATAAGLARAYKQRGKNVTVVVWAGDGGSADIGFASLSGAAERNDNILYLTVDNEAYMNSGGQRSGSTPFGAITTTTPEGKKENKKNLPLLMIAHNVPYVATASVGYPHDYIEKLKKAKQVEGFKYVHVLTPDPYGWLFDPSKTPEVAKLAVQTCYWPLFEYYNGKLSISSESLHCLDRRTRRPIRDFLSAQGRFKRLTEDQIKILEQYIDNVWEKLKSMLDNQ, from the coding sequence TTGAGCTTAGGACTCCGAGAGATATTGAATAAGCATAATGGTATCTTATCCGGGACTTCAGCTTGTCCCGGCTGCCCAGAGAATATGGCAATGAGAATGCTAGGAATGGGACTAGGTAAAGACGTGGTTCTAGTAGTAGTTGCGGGATGTTCCTCAGTAATACAAGGAAATGCGCCTTATAATGCTTACAACTTTCCTACTGTGAACGTTGCCTTTGCGGCTGGTCCAGCTACGGCTGCTGGTTTGGCTAGAGCGTATAAACAAAGAGGTAAGAATGTCACTGTAGTGGTTTGGGCTGGAGATGGAGGAAGTGCTGATATAGGATTTGCATCATTAAGCGGGGCTGCAGAGAGAAATGATAATATACTCTACCTTACTGTGGATAACGAGGCCTATATGAATAGTGGAGGGCAGAGAAGTGGCTCAACTCCCTTTGGAGCAATTACTACTACAACTCCAGAGGGAAAAAAGGAAAATAAGAAAAACTTGCCATTATTAATGATAGCGCATAACGTACCTTATGTGGCTACTGCATCTGTAGGATATCCACATGATTATATAGAGAAGTTAAAGAAAGCTAAGCAAGTTGAAGGTTTCAAATACGTTCACGTCCTAACTCCAGATCCTTACGGTTGGTTATTTGATCCTTCAAAAACTCCTGAAGTGGCAAAATTAGCAGTTCAGACTTGCTATTGGCCCCTCTTTGAATATTATAATGGAAAATTAAGCATTAGTTCAGAAAGTTTACATTGTCTTGACAGAAGAACTAGAAGACCTATAAGAGACTTTCTAAGTGCTCAAGGAAGATTCAAGAGATTGACAGAGGATCAAATAAAGATTTTAGAGCAATATATAGATAACGTGTGGGAGAAGTTAAAATCCATGCTCGATAATCAGTAA